A genome region from Methanobacterium subterraneum includes the following:
- a CDS encoding ribosome biogenesis/translation initiation ATPase RLI, protein MTRISILDHDRCQPKKCNYMCIEYCPGVRMEEDTITIDPKTKKPIMSEELCSGCGICTNRCPFNAISIINLPEALEDPIHRYGQNQFELFGLPTIKDGSVVGLLGPNGIGKSTIIRILSGELKPNLGNFEEETSWDDITNFFKGNQLQNYFQKLSEGDLKVVHKPQMVDLLPKVVKGKVDDLLNSVDQRNRLDFVTSSLQLETIMEREIANLSGGELQRVAIAAAVLRDADFYYFDEPTSWLDVRQRLYAINVIRELAEEGKSVLVIEHDLAALDAISDYIHILYGQPGGYGVVSHMRGVRVGINAYINGFLREENVRFRKQPIEFHVRPPATEVEAEALCEYSSLEKSYDGFYLNVDEGLVQHDEILTAFGPNGIGKTTFAKMLAGVEKPDEGKIKKKVKISYKPQYLVSEYSGTVQEFLYTTAPHYGTNLFKTEIMRPFLLEELLEKKMDELSGGELQRLSVAISLSQEADIYLFDEPTAYMDVEQRLRAAKAIRRVTESRNAAAIIVDHDIVFIDYISSRAMVFTGEPGVEGHATSPMDLRSAMNKFLSEVGITFRRDKETRRPRVNKLDSYLDREQKEKGEYYYLKS, encoded by the coding sequence TTGACTAGAATATCCATATTAGACCATGACCGCTGCCAGCCCAAAAAATGCAACTACATGTGTATTGAGTACTGTCCCGGCGTGCGCATGGAAGAAGACACCATCACAATCGACCCTAAGACCAAAAAACCAATAATGTCCGAGGAACTGTGTTCTGGTTGTGGAATATGCACCAATCGCTGTCCATTCAATGCAATTAGCATCATAAACCTACCAGAAGCCCTGGAAGATCCTATTCACCGTTACGGGCAAAATCAGTTCGAGTTATTCGGCTTACCCACTATAAAGGATGGTTCAGTGGTAGGACTTTTGGGACCCAATGGTATCGGTAAATCAACCATCATACGCATCCTTTCCGGAGAACTAAAACCCAACCTTGGAAACTTTGAAGAAGAAACAAGTTGGGATGATATAACCAACTTCTTTAAGGGTAATCAGCTCCAGAATTATTTCCAAAAACTCTCCGAGGGTGACTTGAAGGTAGTGCACAAGCCCCAGATGGTGGATTTACTCCCTAAAGTGGTGAAGGGCAAGGTGGATGATCTCCTTAACAGCGTGGACCAGAGGAATCGTCTGGACTTTGTCACCAGCTCCCTGCAACTGGAAACCATAATGGAAAGGGAAATAGCCAACTTGAGTGGTGGTGAACTTCAAAGGGTGGCCATCGCCGCTGCAGTTCTTCGTGATGCTGATTTCTATTACTTCGACGAACCCACCAGCTGGTTGGATGTCCGGCAGCGTCTTTATGCCATTAACGTTATCCGGGAACTGGCTGAAGAGGGAAAATCCGTCCTGGTAATAGAACACGATCTGGCAGCCCTGGATGCCATCTCCGACTATATCCACATCCTCTATGGTCAGCCCGGGGGTTACGGTGTTGTTTCGCACATGCGCGGGGTTCGTGTGGGGATAAATGCCTATATCAATGGTTTTCTCCGGGAAGAGAATGTACGCTTCCGGAAACAGCCCATTGAATTCCATGTACGACCACCCGCCACAGAAGTGGAGGCAGAGGCCTTATGTGAGTACAGCAGCCTGGAGAAGTCCTACGATGGATTCTACCTGAATGTGGATGAAGGTCTGGTGCAGCATGATGAAATCCTTACTGCCTTCGGACCCAATGGTATTGGTAAAACCACCTTTGCCAAGATGCTGGCTGGAGTGGAGAAACCAGATGAAGGGAAGATTAAGAAAAAGGTTAAAATCAGTTATAAACCCCAATATCTGGTATCAGAGTATAGTGGAACTGTTCAGGAGTTCCTGTACACCACTGCCCCCCACTATGGTACCAACCTCTTCAAAACCGAGATCATGAGGCCCTTCCTCCTGGAAGAATTATTGGAGAAGAAGATGGATGAGTTGAGTGGTGGTGAACTTCAGAGATTATCAGTGGCCATTTCACTGTCACAGGAAGCGGATATTTACCTTTTCGACGAACCCACCGCTTACATGGATGTTGAACAGCGTCTTAGGGCTGCCAAGGCCATTCGCCGAGTTACCGAAAGTCGTAACGCTGCAGCCATAATTGTGGATCACGATATAGTGTTCATTGATTACATTTCCAGTCGGGCCATGGTCTTCACCGGTGAACCTGGAGTGGAAGGGCATGCCACCAGTCCCATGGACTTGCGTTCAGCTATGAACAAGTTTCTCTCGGAGGTGGGAATCACCTTCCGCCGGGATAAAGAAACCAGAAGACCACGGGTTAACAAGCTAGATAGTTACCTGGACCGGGAACAGAAGGAAAAAGGGGAATATTATTATCTGAAAAGTTAA
- a CDS encoding pyridoxal phosphate-dependent aminotransferase: MISPKKYAKATKVLPKGFKSANEFFNYVYSDPDMIWMGQNTNHLHDKDGIMEAMIASIQENDYCKYPPPEGFPRLKELVMDDMGLGSEYDILITAGATESLYLCANDILEPENNTITCDPGYLIIDNFASRFGDHVKSVPIYNETCGYKLTPELVSENLDKNTKLVSLVDPLNPLGSSYTRQERKEFKDIAEDHDIYLLHDITYRDFAHDHQLMAEVCPEHTVTVYSFSKIYGMAGMRIGAIIGVPEIINSIRSIVINDLGTNVVAQNGAMAAIESKPQWIDRVKGTTRQNQDIIKQAVDQVDGAHIAVYPSDGNMMAIDMIDTGVTPREMADYLIERKIFAREGSYTSKHFGHRYLRVSFSIPPTQVEFFAECFLEGMEALKVSK; the protein is encoded by the coding sequence ATGATTTCACCCAAAAAGTACGCTAAAGCCACAAAAGTACTGCCAAAAGGCTTTAAATCAGCTAACGAATTTTTCAACTATGTTTACAGTGATCCTGACATGATCTGGATGGGTCAAAACACCAATCACCTTCATGACAAGGACGGGATCATGGAAGCCATGATTGCCAGTATACAGGAGAATGATTACTGCAAGTACCCCCCACCAGAAGGTTTTCCACGTCTCAAGGAACTGGTAATGGATGACATGGGGCTGGGTAGTGAATATGATATTCTGATCACTGCCGGGGCAACAGAATCCCTCTATCTCTGTGCTAATGACATCCTGGAGCCAGAAAACAATACCATCACCTGTGACCCCGGATACCTGATCATTGATAACTTCGCCAGCCGTTTCGGGGACCATGTTAAATCAGTACCCATCTACAATGAGACATGTGGTTACAAGCTCACTCCGGAACTGGTTAGTGAGAATTTGGATAAGAATACGAAGTTGGTATCCCTAGTTGATCCACTCAACCCCTTGGGATCATCCTACACTAGGCAGGAGCGAAAGGAGTTCAAGGATATTGCTGAGGATCATGACATCTACCTCTTACATGATATCACCTATCGAGATTTCGCCCATGATCATCAACTCATGGCAGAGGTTTGTCCGGAGCACACTGTGACTGTGTACAGTTTTTCCAAGATCTACGGAATGGCCGGTATGCGGATTGGAGCCATAATCGGAGTACCAGAAATCATCAACTCCATACGCTCCATAGTTATCAACGACTTGGGAACCAACGTGGTAGCTCAGAACGGGGCCATGGCCGCCATAGAATCCAAACCACAATGGATTGACCGGGTGAAAGGAACCACCCGCCAGAACCAGGACATAATCAAACAGGCCGTGGACCAGGTAGACGGGGCCCACATAGCAGTATACCCCTCCGATGGGAACATGATGGCCATCGACATGATCGACACTGGAGTCACCCCCCGAGAAATGGCAGACTACCTCATTGAACGGAAAATATTTGCCAGGGAAGGGTCCTACACCAGTAAACACTTCGGGCACCGCTACTTAAGGGTGAGCTTCTCCATACCCCCCACCCAGGTGGAGTTTTTTGCGGAGTGCTTCCTGGAAGGGATGGAAGCATTGAAGGTTTCTAAATAA
- the radB gene encoding DNA repair and recombination protein RadB gives MSEILSNIQEKGKIPTSSPIDSLIGGGIEKGVITQFYGPPGSGKTNIALNILVQNAKTGKNGIFVDTEGGLSIERVKQISGTEFNELASNIIVFEPSTFTEQDSTLRRIEKMVESGEKVELVILDSAVALYRVRDGDSSQINLELGRQMGLLTRLARKHDIAVVITNQVYASFEGEGMVEPVGGTILKYRSKIMVELERGDVSGERYAILKRHRSRAEGLRTRFRIVDNGLI, from the coding sequence ATGTCAGAAATTTTATCTAATATACAAGAAAAGGGCAAGATACCCACATCATCCCCTATTGATTCTCTAATTGGTGGGGGTATTGAAAAAGGAGTTATAACACAGTTCTACGGCCCCCCAGGGTCTGGTAAAACAAACATCGCCCTTAACATCCTGGTCCAAAACGCCAAAACCGGTAAAAACGGGATATTCGTGGACACTGAGGGTGGATTATCCATAGAAAGAGTTAAACAGATATCAGGAACCGAATTCAATGAGCTGGCTTCTAACATTATAGTATTCGAACCATCAACCTTCACGGAACAGGATTCAACCCTTCGCAGGATTGAAAAGATGGTAGAATCTGGTGAAAAGGTGGAACTGGTTATCCTGGACTCTGCAGTAGCCCTTTACCGGGTTCGGGATGGTGACTCATCCCAGATCAACCTGGAACTAGGGAGGCAAATGGGATTACTCACAAGGTTGGCCCGTAAACACGACATTGCAGTGGTGATCACCAACCAGGTCTACGCCAGTTTTGAAGGTGAGGGAATGGTGGAACCAGTGGGGGGCACTATTTTAAAATACCGAAGCAAGATCATGGTTGAACTGGAGCGGGGAGATGTTAGTGGGGAAAGATATGCCATCTTGAAAAGGCATCGCAGCCGAGCGGAAGGACTGCGCACCCGGTTCCGCATCGTGGATAATGGTCTAATATAG
- a CDS encoding L-threonylcarbamoyladenylate synthase has product MKVIEVDPDNPEKNKMAMIREVLSAGGTVVYPTDTVYGLGANIFHEKAVLNVYHMKVRPLDKPISVCVSKIEDINQVAHMNLQAEKIIQKILPGPYTLILNKKETVPSQITGGMDKIGVRIPDNAICKDISREFPITTTSANLSGHPSPKSAQEAQRELDDNPDILIDSGPCPGGISSTVVDLTVNPPRIVREGAGMVKLRQFLG; this is encoded by the coding sequence ATGAAAGTCATTGAAGTTGATCCAGACAATCCAGAAAAAAATAAAATGGCCATGATCCGGGAAGTACTAAGTGCAGGGGGGACTGTGGTTTACCCTACTGATACCGTATATGGATTAGGGGCCAACATATTCCATGAAAAGGCTGTTTTAAATGTTTACCACATGAAGGTGAGGCCTTTAGATAAGCCAATTTCTGTCTGTGTCTCTAAAATAGAAGATATTAACCAAGTAGCTCATATGAATCTGCAAGCAGAAAAAATAATTCAGAAAATCCTCCCTGGACCTTACACGCTTATTTTGAATAAGAAAGAAACAGTACCTTCACAGATAACTGGGGGAATGGATAAAATAGGGGTAAGAATCCCGGATAATGCTATCTGCAAGGATATTTCCCGGGAATTCCCCATAACCACCACCAGTGCCAACCTCTCTGGCCACCCTTCTCCCAAATCAGCCCAGGAAGCACAACGGGAATTGGATGATAATCCAGATATCCTCATTGATTCTGGACCCTGCCCAGGTGGGATCTCCTCCACAGTGGTAGATTTAACAGTAAACCCACCCCGGATAGTAAGGGAAGGTGCAGGAATGGTGAAACTACGCCAATTTCTGGGATAA
- the pgsA gene encoding archaetidylinositol phosphate synthase produces MLNKVRPHIQRFINPIANKIGLHPNILTIIGLLVSLCAAYAFSQKSLLLGGLLILLSGFFDVIDGAVARNNNTKSKFGGFLDSTCDRFADAFIIIGIIYGGYVNWFWGILALLASLSVSYVRARAEVEGIRCDVGIAERAERLFIILGGALIGYFTNPQLVMSLAILLVVILGYVTVLQRVYHSWKELKDI; encoded by the coding sequence ATGCTTAATAAAGTTCGGCCTCACATTCAAAGATTCATCAATCCCATAGCCAATAAAATCGGTTTACACCCCAATATTCTCACCATCATTGGATTACTGGTTAGTCTTTGTGCTGCCTATGCATTTTCCCAGAAAAGTCTCCTGTTAGGGGGGCTTCTGATCCTTTTAAGCGGTTTTTTCGATGTGATTGACGGTGCGGTAGCCCGGAATAATAACACCAAGAGTAAATTCGGTGGTTTCCTGGATTCCACATGTGACCGCTTCGCAGATGCATTCATAATCATCGGAATCATTTATGGTGGATACGTGAACTGGTTCTGGGGCATTCTTGCATTACTCGCCTCTTTGAGTGTGAGTTATGTTCGGGCCCGGGCAGAGGTGGAGGGAATTAGATGTGATGTGGGGATTGCAGAGAGGGCAGAACGACTGTTCATAATACTGGGGGGAGCATTGATTGGATACTTCACCAACCCCCAACTGGTCATGTCACTGGCCATTCTCCTGGTAGTTATACTGGGATATGTAACGGTCTTGCAACGTGTTTATCACTCCTGGAAGGAACTTAAAGATATTTAA
- a CDS encoding DUF357 domain-containing protein, translating into MDAIGRIKKDLELFAKNIKEIESIKLHGEEGKIVEMARNYRDDTTYYLEHEDYLTSFGCITYAHGLLDAVRLSHHLIKDE; encoded by the coding sequence ATGGATGCAATAGGGAGAATTAAAAAGGATTTGGAGCTTTTTGCAAAAAATATAAAAGAAATAGAATCTATAAAACTCCATGGTGAAGAGGGTAAAATTGTGGAAATGGCCCGGAACTATCGGGATGACACCACCTATTACCTGGAACATGAGGATTATCTCACCTCTTTTGGCTGCATAACCTATGCCCACGGACTTTTAGATGCAGTACGTCTCTCACACCACCTCATAAAGGATGAATAG
- a CDS encoding TIGR00153 family protein produces MRKFFGRESMVEGHSRHHVELVYQCVQKLREIMPPFYRGEFDILDAKVIEMSILETKADEVRRIMEIEFFKGAFLPFDREDRIILAELVDNVADMTQEAAYGISLSKITFPPDYKDDFDELVDEVIDSIAVLKECIELLDVDLERALKKAHEVEEREINVDMIERRIIKKLYQSYRDDEFGILRLLELKTMVTRLGNIVDRAEDASDRVPIIAAKRRG; encoded by the coding sequence ATGAGGAAGTTCTTTGGTCGAGAGTCCATGGTGGAGGGGCACTCCCGCCATCATGTGGAACTGGTTTACCAGTGCGTCCAGAAACTTAGAGAAATCATGCCCCCCTTTTATCGGGGAGAGTTCGATATTCTGGATGCTAAAGTAATTGAAATGTCAATCCTGGAAACCAAGGCCGATGAAGTTCGCCGGATTATGGAGATTGAATTTTTTAAGGGAGCTTTCCTTCCCTTTGATAGGGAAGACCGGATTATCCTGGCAGAACTGGTGGATAATGTGGCAGACATGACCCAAGAAGCTGCCTATGGAATTAGTCTCAGTAAGATCACCTTCCCCCCAGATTATAAGGATGATTTTGATGAACTAGTGGATGAAGTTATTGATTCAATTGCTGTTTTAAAGGAATGTATTGAACTATTGGATGTGGATCTGGAAAGAGCCCTCAAGAAAGCCCACGAAGTTGAGGAAAGGGAAATTAATGTGGATATGATCGAAAGACGTATAATTAAAAAACTCTATCAATCCTATCGTGATGATGAATTTGGAATTTTAAGATTATTAGAACTCAAAACCATGGTCACCCGTTTAGGGAATATTGTGGACCGGGCGGAGGATGCCTCGGACCGGGTTCCCATCATCGCTGCTAAGAGAAGGGGTTGA
- a CDS encoding DUF434 domain-containing protein, translating to MNHNTILKDDENILEAGKDFQYLLDRGFPRTGSLEFVGNHYLLNQLERNYLNRTVFSHQQIERRKGKLILLSDIDGRDVLMDGYNVLITTETICEGADDLIVNCDDGVTRDIKAVFGKYKENESTKEALNSIISLLKLFNPKSVLFFYDSPVSKSGDLARTTREILNSHQVVGDAETSENVDKTLIDLSQELEAVVATSDGIIIDKVNSVLDIPGYISRANKKNS from the coding sequence ATGAATCATAATACTATTTTAAAAGACGATGAAAACATTCTGGAAGCAGGGAAAGATTTCCAATACCTTTTAGACCGTGGTTTTCCCCGAACGGGTTCTCTGGAGTTTGTAGGGAACCATTATCTTCTGAACCAGTTAGAGCGGAATTATTTAAACCGCACTGTTTTTTCCCACCAACAAATTGAAAGACGAAAAGGTAAATTAATTCTTCTTTCGGATATTGATGGTAGGGATGTTCTCATGGACGGATACAATGTTCTCATCACCACTGAAACCATATGCGAGGGTGCCGATGATTTAATTGTAAACTGTGATGATGGTGTTACCCGGGATATTAAGGCTGTCTTTGGCAAATATAAAGAAAACGAAAGCACCAAAGAAGCCCTTAATTCGATTATTTCCTTACTGAAACTTTTCAATCCTAAAAGTGTGCTTTTTTTCTATGATAGTCCGGTGAGTAAGAGTGGGGATCTGGCCAGAACCACCCGTGAAATTTTAAATTCACATCAAGTAGTGGGGGATGCTGAAACTTCAGAAAATGTGGATAAAACTCTGATAGATTTATCTCAAGAACTAGAGGCTGTGGTGGCCACCAGTGATGGTATAATAATTGATAAAGTAAATAGCGTCCTGGATATACCTGGTTACATTTCAAGAGCCAACAAAAAAAATAGTTAA
- a CDS encoding response regulator, with product MNILLVENDINTLRNLNTILENLDHHVVGTVSSGVDAISKARNLKVDLILISLELKGELSGVETAKQILSSFNIPVIFLTVFIKNCLSKSLQLPDDAIVVSKPIKRDHLEYAIVRALKMRINL from the coding sequence ATGAATATTCTCCTGGTTGAAAATGATATAAACACGCTTAGGAATTTAAATACTATTTTAGAAAATCTGGATCATCACGTGGTAGGCACTGTTTCCAGTGGTGTTGATGCAATCTCTAAAGCTCGTAACTTAAAAGTAGACCTTATTTTAATCAGTTTAGAGTTAAAAGGTGAATTAAGTGGAGTAGAAACCGCCAAACAAATACTTTCATCTTTTAATATTCCAGTTATATTTTTAACAGTTTTTATCAAAAACTGTTTAAGTAAATCATTACAGTTACCGGATGATGCTATTGTAGTAAGCAAACCCATAAAACGTGACCATTTAGAATATGCTATTGTTAGGGCTCTTAAAATGAGAATAAATCTTTAA
- the fbp gene encoding fructose-1,6-bisphosphate aldolase/phosphatase has product MKTTISVIKADVGSIAGHGLTHPALLSKCEEILGKAKEESLLEDFYVTNCGDDTELIMTHRHGEENEEIHELAFTAFTEATAVAKELKLYGAGQDLLVDTFSGNIKGMGPGCAEMEFKERPSDPVVVFCMDKTEPGAFNLPIFRMFADPFNTAGLVIDPSLHNGFEFEVFDVMEHKKVTLKCPAEMYDLLALIGTISRYVIKRVRRIDDNEIAASISTERLNLMAGAYVGKDDPVAIVRSQSGFPAAGEVVEPFAFPHLVGGWMRGSHNGPLMPVAQKNAYPVRFDGPPRVMALGFQIADCKLVGPADMFDDPAYDPARKQAAEIADYMRRHGPFEPHRLPADEMEYTSLPGVMEKLKGRLEDMDELL; this is encoded by the coding sequence ATGAAAACCACCATTAGTGTGATAAAAGCAGATGTTGGAAGTATAGCAGGTCACGGATTAACTCACCCCGCACTACTTTCCAAGTGTGAAGAAATTTTAGGAAAAGCTAAGGAAGAATCCCTCTTAGAAGACTTTTATGTCACCAACTGTGGTGACGACACTGAGCTCATTATGACTCACCGTCATGGTGAAGAAAACGAAGAGATCCATGAACTGGCATTTACTGCATTTACTGAAGCAACTGCAGTTGCCAAAGAACTGAAACTTTATGGTGCCGGCCAGGACTTACTGGTGGACACTTTCTCTGGAAACATTAAAGGAATGGGTCCAGGATGCGCCGAAATGGAATTCAAAGAAAGACCCAGTGACCCGGTGGTTGTCTTTTGTATGGACAAAACCGAACCAGGTGCCTTTAACCTGCCTATCTTTAGAATGTTCGCAGACCCATTCAACACTGCAGGATTAGTAATTGACCCATCATTACACAATGGATTTGAATTTGAAGTATTTGATGTAATGGAACACAAAAAAGTAACCCTTAAATGTCCTGCTGAAATGTACGACTTATTAGCCCTCATTGGTACCATTAGCCGTTATGTAATAAAAAGAGTCAGAAGAATAGACGACAATGAAATCGCTGCTTCTATCAGTACCGAAAGACTAAACTTAATGGCCGGTGCATACGTGGGTAAAGACGACCCAGTGGCTATTGTAAGATCTCAATCTGGATTCCCAGCAGCAGGAGAAGTTGTTGAACCATTTGCATTCCCACACTTAGTAGGTGGATGGATGAGAGGTTCCCACAACGGACCATTAATGCCTGTTGCACAGAAAAACGCTTACCCTGTACGATTTGACGGACCACCACGTGTAATGGCTCTCGGATTCCAGATCGCTGACTGTAAACTGGTGGGTCCTGCTGACATGTTCGATGACCCAGCATATGATCCTGCCCGAAAACAAGCAGCTGAAATCGCTGATTACATGAGAAGACACGGTCCTTTTGAACCACACAGATTACCAGCTGATGAAATGGAATACACTTCATTACCGGGTGTAATGGAAAAATTAAAAGGTAGATTAGAGGATATGGACGAATTACTCTAA
- a CDS encoding isocitrate/isopropylmalate dehydrogenase family protein, whose product MYTITVIPGDGIGPEVMGAAMYVLEALNIEFKFQEARAGNDCYHETGTTIPDETIEMAKNSDATLFGAVTTVPGQKSAIITLRKAMGLYANLRPVKSYPGVNSIYSDLDFLIVRENSEGLYSGVEQETEEGATALRVITRKASERISEIAFKQALKLGKTRVTAVHKANVLKKTDGVFRQAFWEIARKYTEMDEYSHMEVDELYVDAAAMFMVQDPHRFQVLVTTNLFGDILSDEGAGLVGGLGMVPSSNIGDNNGLFEPVHGSAPDIAGSGAANPAAMILSTSLMLQFLEEHQEAFKLEQALLKVLKQRKYLTVDLGGTSTTMEMAHAVREILEEC is encoded by the coding sequence ATGTACACAATAACCGTAATTCCAGGGGATGGCATAGGTCCAGAAGTAATGGGAGCAGCCATGTATGTTCTGGAGGCACTTAACATTGAATTCAAGTTTCAAGAAGCCCGAGCAGGAAATGATTGTTACCATGAAACAGGGACCACCATACCTGATGAAACTATTGAAATGGCTAAAAACAGTGACGCAACATTATTCGGGGCGGTTACAACAGTTCCGGGGCAGAAAAGTGCAATAATAACCCTTAGGAAAGCAATGGGTCTTTACGCCAATTTAAGGCCGGTGAAATCATATCCTGGTGTTAATTCAATTTACAGTGATCTGGATTTTTTAATAGTTCGTGAAAATAGTGAAGGATTGTACTCTGGAGTTGAACAGGAAACTGAGGAGGGAGCCACCGCTTTAAGGGTCATCACCCGGAAAGCATCAGAGAGAATATCAGAAATTGCATTCAAGCAGGCACTTAAACTTGGTAAGACCCGGGTTACTGCAGTTCACAAGGCCAATGTCCTTAAAAAGACCGATGGTGTTTTTCGCCAGGCATTCTGGGAAATTGCCCGGAAATACACTGAAATGGATGAATACTCCCATATGGAGGTAGATGAACTATACGTGGATGCTGCGGCCATGTTCATGGTGCAAGATCCCCACCGCTTCCAGGTACTGGTCACCACCAACCTCTTTGGAGATATATTATCTGATGAGGGTGCCGGGCTTGTTGGAGGTCTTGGAATGGTACCATCATCCAATATAGGGGACAATAATGGATTATTTGAACCCGTTCATGGGTCGGCGCCGGATATAGCTGGTTCAGGTGCGGCAAACCCTGCAGCAATGATACTATCTACCAGTCTCATGCTCCAGTTTTTGGAAGAACATCAAGAAGCTTTTAAACTGGAACAAGCCTTGTTAAAGGTTCTAAAACAGAGAAAATATCTCACAGTCGACTTGGGCGGTACATCCACCACCATGGAAATGGCCCATGCAGTTCGTGAAATTTTGGAAGAATGTTAA
- a CDS encoding HEAT repeat domain-containing protein codes for MEVEKNIKRLIETLKDDDELVQVQTMEMLEEIGEPAVDQLIDALDNEDKNVRMGAAKVLGLIGDGRAIDPLIETMKDDNKWVRRAASGSLSNLGESAVEPLIKTLEDDDWRVRGGAAWALSSIKSPEALDPLIKAMDDDSGFVRAGAVMALGNIGGEKAEKALQEALEDKSGYVRRVAQGFLNKD; via the coding sequence ATGGAAGTTGAAAAAAACATCAAAAGGCTGATTGAAACTTTAAAAGATGATGATGAACTTGTGCAAGTCCAAACTATGGAAATGCTGGAAGAAATTGGGGAACCCGCAGTAGACCAGCTTATTGATGCCCTGGATAATGAGGATAAAAATGTCCGTATGGGGGCAGCTAAGGTACTGGGCTTGATTGGTGATGGGAGAGCTATTGATCCCCTCATTGAAACCATGAAGGATGATAATAAATGGGTGCGTAGGGCTGCTTCCGGTTCCCTGAGTAACCTGGGCGAATCTGCTGTGGAACCACTGATCAAAACTTTAGAGGATGATGATTGGAGAGTCAGAGGAGGAGCTGCATGGGCTTTGAGCAGCATAAAATCCCCTGAAGCATTAGATCCATTGATCAAAGCAATGGATGACGATAGTGGATTTGTAAGGGCTGGTGCGGTAATGGCACTCGGAAACATTGGTGGGGAGAAAGCTGAAAAAGCACTGCAGGAAGCACTTGAAGATAAAAGCGGATATGTGCGCCGAGTTGCTCAAGGTTTTCTGAATAAAGACTAA
- a CDS encoding malate dehydrogenase, with protein MKVSVIGATGRVGKAAAFSLAEESVVSEVVLVSREKSLSQVQGEALDMNDAMAAKDIRVSITPTSNFEDISDSKIVVITSGVPRTSEMTRMDVAVPNAKIVAEYARLVAKHAPESIILVITNPVDIMTYVAYKASGFPRSRVIGLGNHLDSLRLKNLIAKHFNIHVSEIHTRIIGEHGDHMVLLLSSTSIGGILVKDFPQYQSFDVETIVDKVKNAGSYVINKKGATEYGPAFAISNTVKTIINDEKRILTLTTYLDGEIYGVGDVCLGVPVKLGINGVERIIGVKMNDKELEDFITAAKTVKKAKDEIMATLEGEINLSK; from the coding sequence ATGAAGGTTAGTGTGATAGGTGCAACAGGAAGAGTGGGCAAAGCCGCGGCTTTTAGTCTGGCAGAGGAAAGTGTGGTTAGTGAAGTAGTACTGGTATCCCGTGAAAAAAGTCTGAGCCAGGTCCAGGGGGAAGCCCTGGATATGAATGATGCCATGGCTGCCAAAGATATTAGGGTTTCCATAACCCCCACCTCCAATTTTGAGGATATATCTGATTCTAAAATTGTAGTAATAACTTCAGGAGTTCCACGAACTTCTGAAATGACTCGTATGGATGTGGCTGTTCCCAATGCCAAGATAGTTGCCGAATATGCGCGCTTAGTTGCCAAACATGCCCCGGAATCAATAATTCTGGTCATCACTAATCCGGTGGACATTATGACTTACGTTGCGTACAAAGCTTCTGGATTTCCCCGTAGTAGGGTGATTGGTTTGGGAAACCACTTGGACTCCCTACGGTTGAAGAACCTCATTGCCAAACATTTCAACATCCATGTTAGTGAGATACATACCAGGATCATAGGGGAGCACGGCGATCATATGGTTCTGCTTCTAAGTTCCACTTCCATTGGTGGAATACTGGTTAAAGATTTCCCCCAGTACCAATCCTTTGATGTGGAAACAATTGTGGACAAGGTAAAAAACGCTGGTAGCTATGTTATTAACAAGAAAGGCGCCACTGAATACGGACCTGCCTTCGCTATCTCCAACACTGTTAAAACCATTATAAATGATGAAAAGAGAATATTAACCCTCACTACTTATCTGGATGGTGAAATCTATGGGGTTGGAGATGTGTGTCTGGGAGTACCGGTCAAATTAGGCATTAATGGTGTTGAACGAATTATTGGCGTTAAAATGAACGATAAGGAATTGGAAGATTTTATAACAGCTGCCAAGACTGTTAAAAAAGCAAAAGATGAAATTATGGCCACACTGGAAGGAGAAATAAACCTTTCAAAATAA